GCTTCTaaccacagatttttttttttaatcttttagtAGTATAGAATGACTCATGTCGCACTGGGGCCAAAGGTTATCTCCTGCTCGGTTATTGTGGCCTTTGCTGCTGTAAATGGTAAACTCAGGATTGCAATTTTAAAAGTCGGATTATTGTGAAGTGAGTATTCGTGCCTCCTGTTTGGAAGTAGCATTCAAAAATTGGCCAAATGCCAACTCATATCAAGGCACCATTTTATAATAAAGACTGTTTGTACAGTACTTGGGTTTCTTCCCACTTCTGCCTTTCTAAAACTCGCTTGCTCAAATGACTACAGTCACAAATCGTGTTGGGCCATCTGGCTGTGAATGCAAGTTGGCACTTTGGGCGTGTTTTGGAGTACAAAGGTTGCCTAGAGTCTCGAATGActgcctccccccccttttttttctttctccagaaAATGACGCAACGGAGCTGCAGCATCTCTGACACAAGTTTGTTGGGACTATTTTTCATTTGTAAcaggaaagacttttttttttcctccttcaccACAATGGATTTGGTGGAGGAAAGAAGCGACTGAGGCGCTCTCAGATTTATTTTATACACGTGTACTGTAAATATAAACCGTATTTATTGCCAAAATAATATTGTTTGGAGTAACTATAGGTCAAGTTGGAATACTGTGGAAAGTTTGagcaagtgggaaaaaaaaagtgaatggaTGTGGGCAGGCAGCCAACAAAAGTCTTGTAAAACTCCTCcatggaagaataaaaaggaaaGGGTTGTGGCttatcatatatatttttttgtaacatgGCTAAGTTGCTGGTCCGCCCGGGGAGTGTTGCAATTAAGGGCAAGGGGTAAGGGCGGCCATGAGGAGCTCCATCTTGTAGACAAAGTTGCGTCCCTCCATCTTGTTCCAGTGGACCTCCTTGTATGGACCCCTGAGGTGGCTCCACTTGCTGTCCTGGATGATCTCACTCTTGGGCAGATCCTTGGTCTGGCTGCGGGGGAACTGGACCAAAACCCTGCATCCGCTCTCGGGACCGTTACGCACTAGGGGGGGAGGAAAGGAAACAACAAGAGAGGAAGCCATTTTGGGTCAATTTAAAAAGTCTGAAGCGAGCAGTCTCACCTGAGATGCCGTACTCTCCGTTGGGAGACGCCACGGTGACGGCCGAAGCGTTCCCGATGCTCTCCACCGGGCCGAGGCCGACGTGGTTGCTGAAGCTCAGCACGTGCCAGCCCATCACTTTGGCCAGCTGCTGCACGGCGTGCACCTGGTGCTGGGACATCTGCCGCGAGGACGAGCCAGGGACACCCATGAAGCTCTGGATTTGGAGCTCGGTGGGAAGAGTAGCCATACCTGGGAGAGGAGGAAGTCCTGCAGCTCCTGCTCCTGATGCGACAGAGTGACGACGCGGCCGTCTCGATGGACCACTCGGATCTGCTCCAcgccaatgttgagctgcagctGGATGGACCTGAAACATGCGATCGGTACATTAGCCCCACCTTCAAATCACCTTTGCGCCTTCCTTCCACAACTTACTTGCAGATTTGCTCGTAGCTCTGAGAGGTGATCAGCACTTTGACGCTTGACTCGTACACGTCGTTGATGTTGGACCAGTGAGCTTGAATTTGAGGGTCTTCGATGCGGCTGGCCAGGCTGTCGATGGTGCGCGCCGTTCTGACAAATCCAGATGCACGATAAATGGTGTCGTCATTTGAAAAAGTAGAAGCCGGTCTTACCGGCTCCGTAGGAAGATGTGCTTGGCCTGTTTGATGATCTTCTCCAGGAGACCTTCTCGTTGCTGCAAGTTGCTAATTTCGGCCTTGTCGTAGGCCAGCGGACCTGCCAGACGCAGGCGCTTGTGGCCAAATGGGGCGGTGGCGGGATGCGGCATCACCATGGAACTCAGCTGCTGCTTGTGGAACTGCGACGCAGACAAAGGAAACCTTCATTCGATTCAATCAAACTATAGTCAAAGTATCcccgaaggaaaaaaaaaaagtctcacctCTCGCATCATCTGATGCAGGTTATGTTCCAGTACGTAAAGATGGTCGTCTGGTTTGGGTCTGTCCGGTGAGGCCCGATGGTTCCTCTTCTCTGTCGTCGAGTGACACAATGAGATGGAGAGTTGCAAACCTACAAACAGAATGAAAAATGAATTACAATGGTAATAAATACGCGATTAGTATCGGTTGATCATAGTCACGAGCGTTCCAAGACCTGGGAAGGGCTGTGAGATGATCTGATTCTTCACGACAATGTGAGGGATTTGAGATTTGATCTGGACGGCTTCCCGAGACAACTGCGCAAAGATCTCCTTGCAGAGCAGAACGTTCTGAGCCGCCTCCAGCTTCACGTGCCACGGCTGCGAACCTGCCAATGTGACACATTACCAAGAAGATgtgctgaattaaaaaaaaagaactttcatGATAAACAGTAAGTAGAGTTGCACCAATACCACACCTCCTTTGGTTTTTGGTTGTCGCCTGAACAAATTGACTGTTCCGAGATCACCAATGTCTGGAGCTTGCTTCTGGATGGAAACCTGGAACAGTCCCAGTGGTGATTCCACCGCTTTCTCCAATATTTCTTCATACAAGTCAGTATGAAAGTATGTCTGTCAGTCCTCTACCTTGATGTAGGCAGATCCCTCAAGATCACTGGGGATCTGCACGTCAAGGGGACAGTAGTCCTCGGGGATCTTTTTGTCTAGATCGATATCCGTGTTCTTGAGCACCTCAAATGAGCCGTGATGAGGAAACAGTGAGCCTGCGTGGT
This genomic window from Syngnathus typhle isolate RoL2023-S1 ecotype Sweden linkage group LG6, RoL_Styp_1.0, whole genome shotgun sequence contains:
- the med17 gene encoding mediator of RNA polymerase II transcription subunit 17; amino-acid sequence: MASGPGVRVSIESFCEKQVQEVALDGTETYVPPLSMSQNLAKLAQRIDFSQGSDSEEEGTNSESRDREWCKHDLEEEEGTVKFQPSLWPWDSVRNNLRSSLTEMCVLYDVLCVVKEKKYMALDPVSQDPSMSKTPQVFQLMSKKKSLATAAQLLLKGAEKLNKSVAENLENRRQRDFNAELLRLRSQWKLRKVGDKILGDLSYRSAGSLFPHHGSFEVLKNTDIDLDKKIPEDYCPLDVQIPSDLEGSAYIKVSIQKQAPDIGDLGTVNLFRRQPKTKGGSQPWHVKLEAAQNVLLCKEIFAQLSREAVQIKSQIPHIVVKNQIISQPFPGLQLSISLCHSTTEKRNHRASPDRPKPDDHLYVLEHNLHQMMREFHKQQLSSMVMPHPATAPFGHKRLRLAGPLAYDKAEISNLQQREGLLEKIIKQAKHIFLRSRTARTIDSLASRIEDPQIQAHWSNINDVYESSVKVLITSQSYEQICKSIQLQLNIGVEQIRVVHRDGRVVTLSHQEQELQDFLLSQMSQHQVHAVQQLAKVMGWHVLSFSNHVGLGPVESIGNASAVTVASPNGEYGISVRNGPESGCRVLVQFPRSQTKDLPKSEIIQDSKWSHLRGPYKEVHWNKMEGRNFVYKMELLMAALTPCP